TCACTACGCACTCAAGACCCGCCGTCGTCGGCGGCAGCTCCGGTGCATCGCCTTGGGTCTCGTCCAATAATGTTTTTCGATTTGTGATCCGGACTTCTCTGGCGCCGACGGTCGCAACCAATCCCAAGCCCGGACGTTCGCGTATTTCCGAAGCGACTTTCATCGGCAACTCACTCTTCTTGGCAGCCATCACGATAGCTTCGGCAAGAGGGTGCTTGGAATAGCGTTCAACGCTGGCAACAAGCGACAACAAATCGTTCTGGTCGTGCTGGGACGCCACGAACTGGCCCGTCAATTCAGGTTTACCGTACGTCAACGTTCCCGTTTTGTCGAAAATGACTGTTCGGCATCCGTCCATCCGTTCCAGGATCGCAGGATCACGTATCACGATCGCTCGCTTTGCCGCCAGCGAGATTGATCCGATGATCGCGACTGGAATCGCGATCAACAATGGACAAGGTGTCGCGACGACCAGAACAGCCAGGAAGCGAACGGGGTCTCCGCTGGCGAACCAAGCGCCGGCGGCAACAATCAGGGCGACCGGCGTATAGAAAGCGCCAAGTTGATCGCCGAGACGCCGGATGCGGGGGCGAGTCTGTGACGACACTTCCATCACCTTCATGATTTGAGCATAACGTGAATCGATCGCTAGTTTCTCGGCGCGAATGGTAATGGCCGATTCTCCATTGATCGCGCCGGAAAGAACCGCCGTTCCAGGCGTCTTGCTCATCAAGTACGGTTCGCCAGTCAGGTAGGACTCGTCCATCACCGTGTGTCCTTCGACGACCTCGCCGTCGATCGGACAGACCTCGTGAGGAAACAAAACGATTTCGTCGCCGATCGTGATCTGATCCAGCGGGATGTCTTCGATCTCGGAGTCGACTTTGCGATGCGCCCTCGATGGCATCCGTTTGGAAAGTGCATCTAGGACCGAGGATGCGCTCTGGACAGCGTAAGCTTCGAGTGCTTCACCGCCGGAAAGCATCAGTACAACGAGAGTGCCGGCCAGGTACTCGCCAAGCACCGCTGCGGTCACGATCGACATTCCGGCGAGCAGATCGGATCCGAATTCGCCTCGGAATAGGTTGCCGAGCAGCCCCCACACTAATGGGACGCCGCCCAATAGAATCGCTACGTAGAGCGGCCAGTTCTGGACATCGCCCCCAGAATCGTACCCAAATCGCAGCACCAAATGCATCACAATCGATACGATCGCTAGCGCCGCGATCGCAATTTGAATCCTGCCTTCGGTCAACAACTTCGGTGGGTCGGCGTTTTTATTCATCACAGGATTCATCCGGTCGGCAAATTGCATCGGCTTGTTGCGCGTGTTCGGCTATGATGCCGGTTGGAAATTGACCTTCTTCGAAACAAATCGAGAATGGCTGTGGAGCTTGCACTGTGCGTCGGAAACTTTAATCCGCCAGGGATTCATCATATCGAGATCGCGCGGGCGCTCGTTCGCACCTTCAATCGAGTCGTCATTGTGCCCGCTGGGCCGCGTGCTGAGAAGCGAGAGCAAAATGCGATCGCCAGCAGTTTTCGGGCTGCTCTGGTTGACTTGGCCTTTCGCGGCATCGAAGGCGTCGAGCTGGATTTTTCTGATCTCGAAAATCAGACGTCGACGCCGAATGACCAGCTCGAGAAACGCTACCCGGGTTACGACGTTTGGCACGTTGTGCCCGAAGAGTTTGTTAAAGGCGGTAACGAGGGAAAATCGCTGATCCACAAGTACTGGTGCGATGCTCAAAACCTTTGGCAAACGGCGAACTTTGTCATCATCCACACTTGTCAGACGAAACCAGACCCGAAGGACCTGCCACCGCATCATCGATTGTTGGAAGTCAATACCGAAGGCAGTTCGCATCAGATTCGTTCGGCGCTGGTGCAAGGTCAAAACGTGACCGACATGATCGATCCGGCGGTACTGAACTTCATCGAGAGTCGCGGGCTGTATCGACTCAGTTCACCTGCTCATTCGCGTACCGTGTCCTTGCACGGAAAACGCGGCCATGCGTTCTTTGATCCTCGCAACAAGGCAGCCGCAAAATGGGCCGACGGTTTCGCTGGTGTCGCGATCGAAGAGGCAGACTATGTCGTGGTTCTCGGCGGCGACGGCACGATGCTGCAAGCGATTGAGAAGTTCTGGGAGCGTAGAATTCCGTTTTTTGGCGTCAACTTCGGTCACCTCGGCTTCCTGCTTAACGATCGCGAAGACGTCTCGAATTCGTTGTTTCCGTCGGAAGACGTTATTGTGCGTGACTTGCCAATGCTTCGAGTCGACTCAAAGTTGGCGGATGGCAGTCACGAAGTCGACTTGGCGTTCAACGACGCGTGGCTGGAACGGTCGACTGGTCAAACGGCTTGGATCGAAGTCGTGGTTGACGACCAGGTCCGTTTTCCAAAACTCGTTTGCGACGGAGTGCTGACTTGCACCGCAGCAGGATCGACGGCGTATGCGTCGTCGATGGGGGCCACGCCGATGTTGGCCGACACCGAGGCCTGGATGTTGGTGGGATCAAACGTGATGACGCCACGCAACTGGAAGTCCGCACCAATCTCGATGAACTCGTCGATCACGGTTCGCAACTTGGATCCGATCAAACGTCCGGTGCGTGGGTTCATCGGCGGAACGCCGTTGGGTGATGTCTTGGAAATGAAAATCCGCCCGTCTCGGACCGCATTTGTTGAGTTGGCATTCTTGCCTGAACACGACATGTCGCGGAAAATTGCCGACGTTTTGTTTCCGAGCCACTAAGCATCGCGCAAGCAAGTCGTTTTCTGTGCAACGACAAACTTGCCTACGCATGAGAAACGGCGGCTAGCCAGGCTATTCCGATGATCAACACGGCCGAGACGCCGGCGATCCATTGGACTTGCCAGTTCGCCAACCACCGCTCCGGTGCGCGACACGCGACCGCTCCCAACAACAGCCCGGCAAAGAAGCCAGCGGCGTGGGCGCCCACGTCGGTTCGCTCGCCCTCAACGCCCAACATTGCGAACATCAAGACACCGCCAACGAGTGGTGCAAATCGCTTCATGCGAGATCCGGAGGTCCGAGTCAGTGGTGCGAGAGCATGTGCCACCATGATCCCGAGCGCACCAAAGACTGCCGTCGACGATCCGATCGAAACATGGCCCGCATCGCGAGCCCAAGCATTGATCAGATTCCCCAGCGACCCAGCCAACAAAATCACTAGCCATCCGACACCGCCACCAAGCACACGTCCCACCAGCCAGCCAAAGACACCGCCGAAAATCAAGTTCGACAACCAGTGTTGCAAGTCGACGTGCAACGTCAGTGCCGTCACGACTCGCCATCCGTCACCGCCCATCACATCGCCGGCACGCATTGGCCCAACGCGATCCATGATCTGGTCGTAGGGCGGCGTCCAGCCTACGAAGGTGATCGCATTGATGATCACGGCGAACGCAAAAACACCCAGCACACCACCGCTGTACAATCGCGTGCGTTGGTTTGGCCGAGCGACGACCGCAGCATTATCACGCTGGTAGGCCTCGATTTCGTAGACCGCCGACGCCTGGTTTGCGTCATCAACTGACAAGAACCATGTGCCGTTGCGTTGCACGACATCGGATGCGATTCCGGCCGCCTCCATCACCAGTCGCAATTCGCGACACTGACGATGAGAATCGGTTTGATGCACAACGATGCGCGGCACGGCGGATCCTTCCTAGTCTTTGTCGGCACGAAGCACCGACACGAACGCTTTTTGAGGAATGTTGACGCTGCCGAACTGCTTCATCTTTGCCTTGCCCTTCTTCTGCTTTTCAAGCAGCTTCTTCTTCCGCGTTACATCGCCACCGTAAAGTTTCGCCGTCACGTCTTTGCGGAACGGAGCAATCGTGGCTCGAGCAATGATCGTGCCACCGATGGCGCCTTGGATCGGAATCTTGAATTGGTGACGAGGAATTGCTTCGGCAAGCTTTTCGCAGTAGTGAAGTGCTCGCGTCCGAGATTTTTCCCGGTGGACTAAGTAAGACAATGCGTCGATTGGTTCTTTGTTCACCAACATGTCGACCTTCACCACGTCCGTCGTCCGGTACTCGATCGGCGTGTAGTCGAACGAGCCGTAGCCACGCGTGATCATTTTCAGTTTGCCATAGAAGTCGAACAAGACTTCGCCAAGCGGCATCTCGCTGGTCACCTCAACTCGCCCGGCCGACAAGTAATTCATCGTTTGACTTTCGCTACGGTGTTCGCGGCATAACTCCATCACGGGGCCGACGAACTCTTCGGGCGTCAAAATTGAGGCCTTGATGTACGGCTCGGACGCCGAGTCGATGTTCGAAGGGTCCGGCCAGTAGCTTGGGTTGTCGACGTCAACCGTCGTGCCGTCCTTCAACTTCAACGTGTACTTTACCGACGGAGCCGAGATGACCAGTCCGAGATCGAACTCGCGTTGCAATCGTTCTTGGATGACGTCCAGGTGCAGAAGTCCGAGGAATCCACATCGGAAACCGAAACCCAGTGCTGCCGAGCTGTCTTTTTCGTACGTCAATGCAGCGTCGTTGATCGAAAGCTTTTCGAGCGCCTTGATCAGATCCGGATACTCGTCGGTGCTCATCGGATAGACCGACGAGAACACCACTTGTTTGGCCGGTTGGTAGCCGGGAATCGGCTTGTCGGCTTGGCGGTCCAACAGTGTGATCGTGTCGCCGATCTCAATGTCCTGAACGCTCTTGACACCCGCGACGATGTAACCGACTTCGCCGGCCGCCAATTGTTTTTGGGGAATCAGTTTGAACTGGTTATGACCAACTTCGTCGACTTTGAAATCGCGATCCGCATGCATAAAGTGGATCACGTCCCGCGGCTTCAGTGTGCCTTCCATCACACGGCACTGCAGAATCACGCCGCGGTACTTGTCAAAGTGCGCGTCGAATACAAGTGCTTTCAGCGGAGCGGCAGGGTCGCCTTTGGGAGGCGGCAAATGTTTGACGATGCCTTCCAACACATCTTCGATTCCAACGCCCGTCTTCGCCGAAACCGGAATCGCCAAGAACGGATCGAGCCCCAATTCTTCGTCGATCGCCATCCGAACGCGGTCGACGTCCGCGGCTGGCAAGTCAATCTTGTTGATCACCGGCAATAGCTCAAGATCGTATTCCAATGCCAGGTACAAGTTGGCGACGGTTTGAGCTTCCACGCTTTGCGATGCGTCAACGACGATCAGGGCTCCCTCGCATGCCATCAGCGATCGACGGACTTCGTGCGAAAAGTCCACGTGGCCCGGGGTGTCGATCAGGTTCAACTGATACTCTTCACCGTCGGAAGCCGTGTAGGCCAGCGTCACCGTGTTGCTCTTGATCGTGATCCCTCGCTCGCGTTCGATGTCCATCGAATCAAGCATCTGATCATGAAACTCTCGCTGCGTGATGCCGTTGCAGGCCTGGATCAGCCGGTCGGCCAGAGTCGATTTGCCATGATCGATGTGGGCGATGATGCAGAAGTTCCGAATATGTTTCATTCGATCGTTGCGGCTGAATTGGAGGACGCGTGGGAGCGGTTAGATGAAGCCGTAATGGTAATGAAAGAGTCGAAATCCCAACAGGCAACGCGTTTCTCTGCGTAAACGGGCGTCCCTGCGGCGGCTAGACGTGCCGCAAATGGCAGCCGATTCGGCATTGGGACTGCCCCTGGCCATATTCAAGTCGGATAAACTGGTGGGGTTGTAACTGTCGTGCAATCTCCTTCGTCTACGTCTTACGTTTCCAATGACCCGCTACAAGGTTCCCATGAACAATCGCCGCGACTTCCTGAAGTCTTCCGCCGCCGTGGCGGCTCCGTTACTGGTTTCTGCACGTTGTTTTTCGGCGGATGCACCGAGCAATCGGATCAACGTCGCTTTCATTGGTACTGGCAACCAGGGAATGGGCATGCTGAAACGGTTTTTGGCCGCAGACCTTGGCAACGTCCTGGCCGTGTGCGACGTCAACGAAGGTAGTTATGGCTACAAAGAACCGGAACATTTCTACGGACGTAACCCAGCCAAAGAAATGGTTGAAACCGACAATTTGCGACGCTCGAAAAGCGGCACGGCAAACAAGTGCGATGTCTATTCGGACTTTCGGCAGGTGCTGCAACGAGAAGACATTGATGCGGTTGTCGTTGTCGTGCCCGACCATTGGCACCGTACGATCACGGTGATGGCACTTGAAGCCGGCAAAGATGTTTACTGCGAAAAGCCGCTGACGTTCTCGGTTGCCGATGGGCGGCAAATGATCGAGGCGACACGAAACAACAATCGGATTCTACAGACCGGCAGCCAGGAACGATCCAATCCCGTTAGCCAGTTCATTTGCGAAGCCGCGAAGGCGGGACGAATCGGCAAACTTACCCGGATCGTCACCAAGGTCGGCTACAACAATAAGGTCGGTCCAGGCCCCGGTTGGGACGCGATGCCCGTGCCGAAAACGCTTGACTATCCAACTTGGCTTGGCCCAGCACCGGTGGCACCGTATCACGACGACCGCTGTTTGTATCGGTTCCGATTTAACTATGACTACTCAGGCGGCCAGATCACGAACTTCGGCGCACACTGCAACGACATGGCACACTGGGGCATGGGCATTGATACCGGTGGCCCCGTCGAAGTGGAATGTTTAGACGCGAAGTTCTTGCCCGAGGGAAGCCTGTTCAACACGGCTACGGAAACCCGGTTTCGCTGCAAATACGTGAGCGGTGTCGAGCTGATATGCGAAAGTGGTCCAGAATCCGTTCAAACTCGATTTGAAGGCAGCGACGGTTGGCTGCAAACGGGATACAAAGGCACGACGGCGTCAAACCCGGAACTGCTGGTCGGCCTGCCAAACAAACCAACCGGCACCCAAGATCCGCACTCTGCGCACTTGGCGAACTTCATTGAATGCGTAAAGACGCGAAAAGAACCGCGTGCGCCGGTCGAAGTTGGTCATTCATCGGCCGTGCTGTGTCACATCGCCAATGCCATGATTCGGTTGTTTCCCGAAACCGGGCCCGGACGTGTTGCAAAGTGGGATGCCGCAAACGAAACGTTCGTGGGCGACGAGCGCGCCAACGAAATGTTGGTGCGACAGCAACGTGATCCGTTCAGCGGTGGCTAGTGTTCGGCGGAAGCTCAATTCACAGAAACACGGCGTAGCGAAAGTCTCGACGAGTGTCGCTGCACGAGCGTAACTTTGCGGGGGACATTCAAGACGTCTTGGCGTTTGCGGTGATCGCGGGGTAACTTGAGCGTTCGAGAACGCCGATCGACGGTCGCTCCCACCCACTTTGAAAAACACCGCAATTCTGCCTGCTTGCTCCTTGTCTGCTTCCATGACTTTGTTTCTAAAGAAAATCAAGCAACAGGGGATCTTTCATCTGATCGAGACTCGGTTCAACCAATGGGTGCCCGCTTGGGTGTTTCGTTTTTCGGTTGGCGACGTTTTAGAGATGGACCTCGCAAAGTTGGCCGCTCAATGGAACCAAAATAAGTCAGACGACTTTATTGCATCGGTCGTGCAATCACCTGACGATCGTGATCGGTTGCGAAAATTCACTTGGAATTCAGTACCAGTCGAAACGACGCATGATGACCTCGGCTATGCCATCACGTCGGCCGCAACTCCAAAGACCACAATTGGCGGCGTTTGGGTGGGGACGCATGATTTCTTGGAATCGAATCTTGGATTCCAAATCAAACTGACAGAATGCCAAGCGTGGCTTTACTGTGCGTATGTGGATCCAGCGACACGCGGCTTGGGAATCTACCAACGAGTGCTGTCGTTTGCGGCCGATGACGTTCAGTCGAAAGGCTTCGAGCGACTGCTGGTCGTAATCCAGCCTTGGAACCGCTCGTCGATGCGTGTCCACCAAAAGTTTACTCGCCAACGAGTCGGCCGAATCATGGTGATCCGAGTGATGCGGTGGTCGTTTGTTTTTTGCAATGGATCAGTAACGAAAGACAAAACAATCGTTAAGCACGTGGCGGATCTGCAGACTCAATCGGCATCGCATTTGCGAATCGTGTAAAGGCGCTGGATCAAACACCATTGTCGGCGACACGGCGTTATCGCAGGAATGAGTTACGAGGTCACGAATGTGACAGACTCGATTCCTGGTAAGAGTCGCAGGGCGACAAGGATCAATTGCTTGTCATTACGTTCGATCTTGCTACAGCAAATCGTGGCGACACCGTCTTGAATCTCAGTCACCCGCGCGTCAGAGATCTTGAGTCGGTCAATCGAACGCTCAGCTTTTTCGATCAATTCTTGGTCGGTTAAAGTATGCAACGAACTGGTCTCGAGAAGAAAAGAATAGTTACCGAAGACTCGGAGCCATCACCATGACACACTCCCAGTCCAATTGACTCTGCCATCCATGACAAACTCGAATCCGACAATCTGCAAATCGGACTACTTGTCTGAACTCACCAGAAACCGACCTTCGATGCAAGCCATCAACTTTTCGAGATGAGGTTCTGCAATTTGATAGTAGACACGGCGTCCTTCCCGCTCGCTAATCAAAAATCCGCACCGCTGTAGCAACCGCAAGTGTTCCGACCCCACGTTGTCAGCGATTTCGCAATCCGCAGCCAGTTCGCCAACCGTATACCGGCCGTGTAAAAGCAATTGAACGATCCGAAGACGGACAGGATGCGCTAGCGTTTTCAAACACTCCGCCGCCGCCGCAAAGTCCTGAACATTGCCCCGAGGCTTGGAGTTCTCGCTTGAATTTGCCGACTCACCGGAACTGCGTTTCGTACTAGGTTCTTTTTTCTCAGGCATTGAATCTCCATAAGTTCTAACTCAATATATCGCAACCTTGGGAGATGTCAAGGAATTGGAAAGAGATCAATGCGTCAGAGCCGATAAATTTGACGTTTAGCCCCATTCCAAATCAATCACGGACCCGCGTTAATTCACACAAATCGGTTGCGATATTTAGTGTGGCAACGTGTCAATCAAAATCCAACGCGTCGAGCGACTGTTCGAGAGATAGTGGGGACTTGGGAGTTGGATCCTGTGCGGCCAAATCATCCTCCGTTGCCAATCGCACCTGCACTCGACCAGCCAGAACTCGTACCACAACAACGGGTGAACCTGCGTCGATCGGCATTCCAGTGCTCGACGCGTCGATTTTGTCGCTACCGATCACGACCCGACCGCTTGGCAGCAGCGGGCTCTTCGCGACGCCGATCCGCCCAACCAAATCATCCAGTTTGGTTCCGCCGGTGGTTGTTCGCTGCGGTGCCATGGGCGCCGCTTGTCCCGGGCGTCGGTTCAGGATTCGTCGTCCGATCGGCGTATGCGGCCAGACTTTGACCAGGCCGGTGACCAACAACGGCGTCGACACCAATACGATCGCCGACATCACGGCTCCTGCCATAACGCTGTGCGAAAACGCGATGACGAGCATCGAGATCAATGCCACCGCGGCGCCGAATCCCAGCAGTCCGCCGGTGGGCAAAAGAAACTCGCCGATCAGAAAAAGATAGAACGCAAACAGCAGTGCGATAGCGAAGAAGAGGGACATCAGTTCTCGATCGCTTCGACAACGACTTTGGTGGCCTGCACCAAGATGACTCGGACCGGCTCGCCCGCCGATACGGATGTGCCGTCGCTGACCACTGCAAGGATTTCGTTTCCAAATCTCGCTTTGCCAGAGGGGCGAAGGGGCGTCGTCGCAACACCGGACTGACCCATCAGGTGCCCAAAGTCCCCGAGCTTCTCGGCTTCGTCAATCGCTTCGGCATCGGGTGCTTCCATGATCAAGCCTTGGAACATCGGCACGTGAGGCAACAGAATGCGCATCGCAATGAATCCACCGACCATTCCCGCTGCACCACCAAGCGCCAACCAGATTCCCTTGGACAATAGATTCAACTGATAAACGTTGTGCGGGATCACGAACGTTTGGCTCATCAACACCACGCCCAAAACCGTCAACATCAATCCGCCGACGCCAAAGATCCCAAACCCTGGCACGACGAACAGTTCGATGCCGATACAAATCAATCCGACGGAGAGCGCGACCAGTTCTAGCCACTCGGCCGTTCCAGCCAAAAACTTCATCCAGAAGAACAGCGAAAAAGATACGATCGCCAGGAAAGCAGGCACGCCGAGTCCGGGCGCGTTCGCCTCTGCCGAAATCGCGGCAAACCCAATAAACAGCAGCAGAAACGACAGCGTCGAATTGCGACCGAGACGTTCAACCAAACGCACCAGCCCGCGGTCGGCAACGACGGGCGGAGTGGCCGGCAGACCGATTTGCCGCGACGCAGCCTCCA
The Rubripirellula reticaptiva DNA segment above includes these coding regions:
- a CDS encoding heavy metal translocating P-type ATPase, coding for MNKNADPPKLLTEGRIQIAIAALAIVSIVMHLVLRFGYDSGGDVQNWPLYVAILLGGVPLVWGLLGNLFRGEFGSDLLAGMSIVTAAVLGEYLAGTLVVLMLSGGEALEAYAVQSASSVLDALSKRMPSRAHRKVDSEIEDIPLDQITIGDEIVLFPHEVCPIDGEVVEGHTVMDESYLTGEPYLMSKTPGTAVLSGAINGESAITIRAEKLAIDSRYAQIMKVMEVSSQTRPRIRRLGDQLGAFYTPVALIVAAGAWFASGDPVRFLAVLVVATPCPLLIAIPVAIIGSISLAAKRAIVIRDPAILERMDGCRTVIFDKTGTLTYGKPELTGQFVASQHDQNDLLSLVASVERYSKHPLAEAIVMAAKKSELPMKVASEIRERPGLGLVATVGAREVRITNRKTLLDETQGDAPELPPTTAGLECVVMVDGAYAATYQFRDQPRSDGASFIGHLGPQHNINRVMLLSGDRESEVRYLADKVGVTDILADQSPEQKLEIVRQETKRADTIFVGDGINDAPALMAATVGIAFGQNSDVTTEAADAVILDSSLAKVDELLHISRRMRRIALQSAVGGMAISIIAMFFAAAGYLPPVAGAITQEFIDVVAVVNALRVAIRPKSLTDF
- a CDS encoding NAD(+)/NADH kinase gives rise to the protein MAVELALCVGNFNPPGIHHIEIARALVRTFNRVVIVPAGPRAEKREQNAIASSFRAALVDLAFRGIEGVELDFSDLENQTSTPNDQLEKRYPGYDVWHVVPEEFVKGGNEGKSLIHKYWCDAQNLWQTANFVIIHTCQTKPDPKDLPPHHRLLEVNTEGSSHQIRSALVQGQNVTDMIDPAVLNFIESRGLYRLSSPAHSRTVSLHGKRGHAFFDPRNKAAAKWADGFAGVAIEEADYVVVLGGDGTMLQAIEKFWERRIPFFGVNFGHLGFLLNDREDVSNSLFPSEDVIVRDLPMLRVDSKLADGSHEVDLAFNDAWLERSTGQTAWIEVVVDDQVRFPKLVCDGVLTCTAAGSTAYASSMGATPMLADTEAWMLVGSNVMTPRNWKSAPISMNSSITVRNLDPIKRPVRGFIGGTPLGDVLEMKIRPSRTAFVELAFLPEHDMSRKIADVLFPSH
- a CDS encoding rhomboid family intramembrane serine protease, whose product is MPRIVVHQTDSHRQCRELRLVMEAAGIASDVVQRNGTWFLSVDDANQASAVYEIEAYQRDNAAVVARPNQRTRLYSGGVLGVFAFAVIINAITFVGWTPPYDQIMDRVGPMRAGDVMGGDGWRVVTALTLHVDLQHWLSNLIFGGVFGWLVGRVLGGGVGWLVILLAGSLGNLINAWARDAGHVSIGSSTAVFGALGIMVAHALAPLTRTSGSRMKRFAPLVGGVLMFAMLGVEGERTDVGAHAAGFFAGLLLGAVACRAPERWLANWQVQWIAGVSAVLIIGIAWLAAVSHA
- the lepA gene encoding translation elongation factor 4, giving the protein MKHIRNFCIIAHIDHGKSTLADRLIQACNGITQREFHDQMLDSMDIERERGITIKSNTVTLAYTASDGEEYQLNLIDTPGHVDFSHEVRRSLMACEGALIVVDASQSVEAQTVANLYLALEYDLELLPVINKIDLPAADVDRVRMAIDEELGLDPFLAIPVSAKTGVGIEDVLEGIVKHLPPPKGDPAAPLKALVFDAHFDKYRGVILQCRVMEGTLKPRDVIHFMHADRDFKVDEVGHNQFKLIPQKQLAAGEVGYIVAGVKSVQDIEIGDTITLLDRQADKPIPGYQPAKQVVFSSVYPMSTDEYPDLIKALEKLSINDAALTYEKDSSAALGFGFRCGFLGLLHLDVIQERLQREFDLGLVISAPSVKYTLKLKDGTTVDVDNPSYWPDPSNIDSASEPYIKASILTPEEFVGPVMELCREHRSESQTMNYLSAGRVEVTSEMPLGEVLFDFYGKLKMITRGYGSFDYTPIEYRTTDVVKVDMLVNKEPIDALSYLVHREKSRTRALHYCEKLAEAIPRHQFKIPIQGAIGGTIIARATIAPFRKDVTAKLYGGDVTRKKKLLEKQKKGKAKMKQFGSVNIPQKAFVSVLRADKD
- a CDS encoding Gfo/Idh/MocA family oxidoreductase, which codes for MNNRRDFLKSSAAVAAPLLVSARCFSADAPSNRINVAFIGTGNQGMGMLKRFLAADLGNVLAVCDVNEGSYGYKEPEHFYGRNPAKEMVETDNLRRSKSGTANKCDVYSDFRQVLQREDIDAVVVVVPDHWHRTITVMALEAGKDVYCEKPLTFSVADGRQMIEATRNNNRILQTGSQERSNPVSQFICEAAKAGRIGKLTRIVTKVGYNNKVGPGPGWDAMPVPKTLDYPTWLGPAPVAPYHDDRCLYRFRFNYDYSGGQITNFGAHCNDMAHWGMGIDTGGPVEVECLDAKFLPEGSLFNTATETRFRCKYVSGVELICESGPESVQTRFEGSDGWLQTGYKGTTASNPELLVGLPNKPTGTQDPHSAHLANFIECVKTRKEPRAPVEVGHSSAVLCHIANAMIRLFPETGPGRVAKWDAANETFVGDERANEMLVRQQRDPFSGG
- a CDS encoding GNAT family N-acetyltransferase; amino-acid sequence: MTLFLKKIKQQGIFHLIETRFNQWVPAWVFRFSVGDVLEMDLAKLAAQWNQNKSDDFIASVVQSPDDRDRLRKFTWNSVPVETTHDDLGYAITSAATPKTTIGGVWVGTHDFLESNLGFQIKLTECQAWLYCAYVDPATRGLGIYQRVLSFAADDVQSKGFERLLVVIQPWNRSSMRVHQKFTRQRVGRIMVIRVMRWSFVFCNGSVTKDKTIVKHVADLQTQSASHLRIV
- a CDS encoding ArsR/SmtB family transcription factor, which produces MPEKKEPSTKRSSGESANSSENSKPRGNVQDFAAAAECLKTLAHPVRLRIVQLLLHGRYTVGELAADCEIADNVGSEHLRLLQRCGFLISEREGRRVYYQIAEPHLEKLMACIEGRFLVSSDK
- a CDS encoding NfeD family protein → MSLFFAIALLFAFYLFLIGEFLLPTGGLLGFGAAVALISMLVIAFSHSVMAGAVMSAIVLVSTPLLVTGLVKVWPHTPIGRRILNRRPGQAAPMAPQRTTTGGTKLDDLVGRIGVAKSPLLPSGRVVIGSDKIDASSTGMPIDAGSPVVVVRVLAGRVQVRLATEDDLAAQDPTPKSPLSLEQSLDALDFD